One window of Chloroflexus aggregans DSM 9485 genomic DNA carries:
- a CDS encoding sigma-70 family RNA polymerase sigma factor, which yields MADEEQRLIRSAQTGDLDAFNQLVRLYETRIYNLCYRMLGDADAAADATQDAFIAAFRNLRSFRGGTFKAWLLRIATNACYDVLRARKRRPAVSLEREHDEEERHRGELPDPGESLDDTMVRQELGAAIQRALAELPDDQRIVIILSDIQGLAYEEIARVTGVQLGTVKSRLSRARAKLRDILRAGEHLPSKFRLDDETGASR from the coding sequence ATGGCAGACGAAGAACAACGACTGATCCGCTCGGCGCAGACGGGCGACCTCGATGCGTTTAACCAACTCGTGCGCTTGTACGAGACGCGCATCTATAATCTCTGCTACCGGATGCTCGGCGATGCCGATGCAGCGGCTGACGCCACCCAAGATGCATTTATCGCCGCTTTTCGCAACCTCCGCAGCTTCCGCGGCGGTACATTTAAGGCTTGGTTGTTACGGATTGCAACAAATGCTTGCTACGATGTCCTGCGGGCACGAAAGCGACGACCGGCTGTCTCACTTGAGCGCGAGCATGATGAAGAGGAGAGGCATCGGGGTGAGCTTCCTGATCCGGGCGAAAGCCTCGATGACACCATGGTACGGCAAGAACTGGGAGCAGCCATCCAACGTGCGCTGGCCGAATTACCCGATGACCAGCGCATTGTGATTATTTTGAGCGATATTCAAGGCTTGGCCTACGAAGAGATCGCCCGCGTTACCGGCGTTCAGTTAGGTACGGTCAAATCACGGTTAAGCCGAGCACGTGCCAAATTGCGTGATATTTTGCGCGCTGGGGAACACTTACCGTCAAAATTCCGTCTAGATGATGAGACGGGTGCATCGAGATGA
- a CDS encoding RibD family protein — MIAPFTLLFEDDPNPGPGLPSSIRTLYRGDWRLPTIPERRPAIWTNFVVSHDGRIAFNQPGWNGGNAISRNHRHDHWLMEVIRARADAILVGTATLRAARRHRWAPGEVFNWPAFTQLRAAEERPPLPALVILSASGDVPAAAALTSPRDLFLITTAQGAEHARSRHPHLTCLVGTDGQLDLTAAMTTLRQQYGIRTLLSEGGGRTYGSLLAHQLIDEVFLTISPIIVGNPAPPTPPRPGLVEGVAFAPQDPPRLRLISLRRVDDVLFQRAGIVFPTDGKVASFTLEAQ; from the coding sequence GTGATCGCACCGTTCACTCTTTTATTTGAAGACGATCCGAACCCAGGTCCCGGCTTGCCCTCCTCGATCCGCACGCTTTACCGTGGCGATTGGCGACTACCGACTATTCCCGAACGGCGTCCTGCAATATGGACGAACTTTGTGGTTTCACACGATGGTCGGATCGCCTTCAACCAACCGGGATGGAACGGCGGAAATGCGATCAGCCGTAACCATCGCCACGATCACTGGTTGATGGAAGTGATCCGAGCACGCGCCGATGCAATTTTGGTCGGTACTGCAACCCTACGTGCTGCTCGTCGCCATCGGTGGGCACCGGGCGAAGTGTTCAATTGGCCGGCATTTACCCAGCTCCGCGCAGCCGAAGAACGCCCGCCATTGCCGGCATTAGTCATTCTCTCGGCGAGCGGTGATGTACCGGCAGCGGCTGCCCTTACCTCGCCACGTGATCTGTTTCTCATCACCACTGCGCAAGGGGCAGAACACGCACGTAGCCGTCATCCACATCTTACCTGCCTGGTCGGCACCGATGGTCAACTCGATCTCACCGCTGCCATGACCACCCTCCGTCAACAGTACGGTATCCGTACCTTGCTCAGCGAAGGTGGCGGACGCACCTACGGCTCGCTGCTTGCCCACCAGCTCATCGATGAAGTCTTTCTGACCATCAGCCCGATCATCGTCGGCAACCCTGCTCCACCGACACCACCCCGGCCCGGTCTGGTCGAAGGTGTCGCCTTTGCGCCACAAGACCCACCCCGTCTTCGCCTGATCAGCCTGCGCCGCGTAGATGATGTTCTCTTCCAACGAGCTGGTATCGTCTTTCCAACGGACGGAAAGGTGGCGTCGTTCACATTGGAAGCACAATAG
- a CDS encoding phosphatidylserine decarboxylase, with protein sequence MPELEPTTNQRPVALPGFDAEATAVVGIGLGLTGLALGLRPRLAPATLALTALAAALFRNPRRIPPDEPRTIFAIADGRLQGVREVYEHRFVHSDCLRITTIIGPLDVPICRSPVAGRVAYLEHIDGEHRPLRALQAPERNQRLYIGIETVWGPVLLAIIAAPLGRWLRCETTQGATITPGTRIASVRFGGQVDLYIQRDVLDPLVAPGERMFAGQSRLGVVVV encoded by the coding sequence ATGCCAGAGTTAGAGCCGACAACCAATCAGCGCCCTGTCGCGCTCCCCGGTTTCGATGCCGAAGCGACCGCCGTAGTCGGTATTGGTCTAGGTCTTACCGGTCTTGCCCTTGGGTTACGTCCCCGGCTTGCCCCAGCCACATTAGCCCTTACCGCATTGGCGGCGGCACTCTTTCGCAATCCACGCCGTATCCCACCCGACGAACCACGTACCATCTTTGCCATTGCCGATGGCCGGCTCCAAGGCGTGCGCGAAGTGTATGAACATCGCTTTGTACACAGCGACTGCCTCCGCATAACCACCATCATCGGTCCGCTTGACGTACCTATCTGCCGTTCGCCGGTTGCCGGTCGAGTTGCGTACCTTGAGCATATCGACGGTGAACATCGACCACTACGCGCTCTGCAAGCACCCGAACGTAATCAACGTCTGTATATCGGGATCGAGACGGTATGGGGGCCGGTGCTGTTGGCAATTATCGCAGCACCACTAGGACGCTGGTTACGTTGCGAGACAACACAGGGTGCGACAATTACCCCCGGCACCCGAATTGCCAGCGTGCGTTTTGGCGGGCAGGTTGATCTCTACATTCAACGCGATGTGCTTGATCCGCTCGTTGCTCCTGGTGAACGTATGTTCGCCGGACAAAGCCGGTTGGGTGTAGTGGTAGTCTGA
- a CDS encoding CBS domain-containing protein yields MERTVGEVMHVGVLTCKRETPIQDVARQMSEQDVSALVVVDDEGYMVGLVSRTDLVNARLYEQYWKHWRGLTAGHIMITDVVSVTPQDTLQHASRLMMERRIHRVVVVEPGEKGLRPIGVLSVTDVVRDIANE; encoded by the coding sequence ATGGAGCGGACGGTTGGTGAGGTGATGCACGTTGGTGTATTGACCTGCAAGCGCGAGACCCCCATCCAAGATGTTGCCCGGCAGATGTCAGAGCAAGATGTGAGCGCGCTGGTCGTTGTTGATGATGAGGGCTACATGGTTGGTTTGGTGTCGCGCACCGATCTGGTCAATGCACGCCTGTACGAGCAGTATTGGAAGCATTGGCGCGGCTTAACCGCCGGCCATATCATGATTACCGATGTGGTTTCGGTAACCCCCCAAGACACGCTCCAGCATGCCAGTCGCCTCATGATGGAGCGACGTATCCACCGGGTGGTAGTGGTTGAACCGGGTGAGAAGGGGCTTCGCCCGATTGGAGTGCTTTCGGTGACGGACGTGGTGCGTGATATTGCCAATGAATAA
- a CDS encoding EamA family transporter translates to MLLVLTLLLTASALTVTGEVLLKVGINHVTERVGAFSLDPRILWATFTDWRIVLGFVLVFGGAIFWLGVISRVDLSFAYPLLALNYVIILIPSRLLLNESISWMRLVGALIIVIGVIVITWGSGKS, encoded by the coding sequence ATGCTGCTCGTTCTCACCTTGTTGCTGACGGCAAGTGCCTTGACCGTCACCGGTGAGGTGTTGCTCAAGGTAGGGATCAACCACGTCACCGAGCGGGTAGGAGCCTTTTCGCTCGATCCACGGATTCTTTGGGCAACCTTCACCGACTGGCGTATTGTGCTTGGCTTTGTACTCGTATTTGGCGGCGCCATCTTTTGGCTTGGCGTGATTTCACGAGTTGATCTCTCGTTTGCCTACCCACTGTTGGCGTTGAATTATGTGATTATCCTCATTCCGTCACGCCTGCTGCTCAATGAATCAATCTCGTGGATGCGGCTCGTGGGGGCACTGATCATCGTGATCGGGGTGATCGTGATTACGTGGGGCAGCGGAAAATCGTGA
- a CDS encoding class I SAM-dependent methyltransferase yields the protein MLNPVLDRLSTTPTLWNRLRWLVEAGFTGEHLAIARELRPWRGDQRWFLDLGCGTGEFAGDFPARRYVGIDPSLTYLRFAVQHRPGHYLAANGVALPFADQTFDAGLILGVLHHLPDATARTVIHEVYRVMRPGATILVMEDTPPPANENPLGHLMHALDRGGYIRFEADYQAIFGDGFDIVRNYHLRSGICDYAVFVLRRRPS from the coding sequence ATGCTCAACCCTGTTCTTGACCGCTTAAGTACGACTCCTACGCTTTGGAATCGATTACGCTGGCTGGTGGAAGCCGGTTTTACCGGCGAGCACCTGGCAATTGCCCGCGAATTACGGCCATGGCGAGGTGATCAACGCTGGTTTCTCGATCTCGGATGTGGTACCGGCGAATTTGCCGGCGATTTTCCGGCGCGCCGCTATGTTGGTATTGATCCTTCGCTTACTTACTTGCGATTTGCCGTTCAACACCGGCCCGGCCATTATCTGGCAGCAAACGGTGTAGCGCTACCGTTTGCCGACCAGACGTTTGATGCCGGTCTCATTCTGGGCGTATTACACCATTTGCCCGATGCGACGGCCCGCACGGTCATCCACGAAGTCTATCGGGTGATGCGTCCGGGAGCTACGATTCTCGTGATGGAGGATACGCCACCGCCGGCAAATGAAAACCCGCTTGGTCATCTGATGCATGCCCTCGATCGTGGTGGGTATATTCGGTTCGAGGCCGACTATCAGGCAATCTTCGGTGATGGGTTTGATATTGTGCGAAACTACCATCTCCGTTCGGGTATTTGTGATTACGCGGTCTTTGTGTTGCGTCGGCGACCATCATGA
- a CDS encoding class I SAM-dependent methyltransferase, translating to MEPNEYTTMAAVELQHWWYGGMRAINAALLNRVFAGRHDLRILDAGCGTGGDALFLQRYGTVVGLDLAAAAIALARERIPGRLVRGSVLHLPFADQSFDLVTSFDVLYHRAVIDERQALAEVRRVLRPNGRLLLRLPAYEWLRSRHDRQVHTRHRYTAGEVTQLLQANGFVIEQLTYALTILFPLSAAIRLFERVLPANTGESAMALPSPPLNATLRLPMQLEAAYLARGGRLPFGLSIVALAQIGHHRSDVADQ from the coding sequence ATGGAACCAAACGAATACACAACAATGGCAGCAGTCGAGCTGCAACATTGGTGGTACGGTGGGATGCGAGCGATCAATGCCGCTTTGCTCAATCGCGTTTTTGCCGGTAGACACGACCTCCGCATTCTCGATGCCGGCTGTGGAACTGGCGGTGATGCACTCTTTCTCCAACGCTACGGTACCGTTGTCGGACTCGATCTGGCGGCAGCCGCGATTGCACTGGCGCGGGAACGGATTCCGGGACGATTAGTGCGTGGCTCGGTATTGCACTTACCATTCGCCGACCAGAGTTTCGATCTCGTCACGTCGTTCGATGTGTTGTACCATCGCGCAGTCATTGACGAGCGGCAAGCGTTGGCTGAAGTACGGCGCGTACTACGTCCCAATGGCCGGCTGCTCCTCAGGTTACCGGCGTATGAGTGGTTACGTTCGCGTCATGACCGCCAAGTACATACCCGTCATCGGTATACGGCCGGTGAAGTGACCCAATTATTACAAGCGAATGGCTTTGTCATCGAACAGTTGACCTACGCACTGACCATCCTTTTCCCGCTCTCGGCAGCCATCCGCTTGTTCGAGCGCGTGTTGCCGGCCAATACCGGCGAATCGGCGATGGCGTTACCTTCGCCTCCGCTTAACGCCACACTTCGCCTACCGATGCAGCTTGAAGCGGCATATCTTGCGCGTGGCGGCAGATTACCGTTTGGATTATCAATCGTGGCCCTAGCCCAGATCGGCCATCATCGCAGTGATGTAGCCGATCAATAA
- a CDS encoding fumarylacetoacetate hydrolase family protein translates to MRLVSFIPPAETTARTGVLLGEAIIDLAAAAALVSEEVAAAPWDMLTLLRGDHPEVTIATAADIVQAVVNVMAGEEPAEAPLTEFAWQAGLTIGETALVLPATQVRLVAPLPQALSLREFDALVDEPTAALRQAAGYWVGDRRWPSFRFANHTAIYGPDDPIPLPMSGPLDCGMALGCVIGQVGRDIPPDEADAYIAGYVLVNAWTIRDPVQAALRPRDVGTSLGPWLVTPDEVECYRDDDGRLMLTLRLSLNGREIGQCNTALMRFSFGELIAFASRDTTLYPGEVLIGGVATGGCLLDHYGDEGPWLRTGDEVVVECHELGRLRSPIGQTDELF, encoded by the coding sequence GTGCGACTGGTGAGTTTCATTCCGCCTGCGGAAACTACGGCCCGCACCGGCGTTTTGCTCGGTGAGGCAATTATCGATCTAGCGGCAGCGGCAGCACTGGTGAGTGAAGAAGTAGCCGCCGCACCTTGGGATATGCTCACCCTCCTACGAGGTGATCATCCTGAGGTTACGATCGCGACGGCTGCCGATATTGTGCAGGCAGTCGTGAATGTGATGGCCGGTGAAGAGCCGGCAGAAGCACCACTGACCGAATTTGCGTGGCAGGCAGGCCTCACCATCGGCGAGACAGCATTGGTGTTGCCGGCGACCCAAGTACGCCTGGTTGCCCCATTACCCCAGGCGCTGTCGCTGCGTGAATTTGATGCGCTTGTCGATGAACCGACGGCTGCCCTCCGCCAAGCCGCCGGCTATTGGGTGGGCGACCGACGCTGGCCGTCCTTCCGCTTCGCTAATCACACCGCGATCTATGGCCCCGACGACCCTATCCCCTTACCGATGAGCGGCCCACTTGATTGCGGAATGGCACTGGGGTGCGTGATCGGGCAGGTCGGTCGTGATATTCCTCCCGACGAAGCTGATGCCTACATCGCCGGGTACGTCCTCGTCAATGCGTGGACTATCCGCGACCCGGTGCAAGCTGCTCTACGGCCGCGTGATGTTGGCACCTCATTGGGACCGTGGCTGGTAACACCAGATGAAGTAGAATGCTACCGCGACGACGATGGCCGGTTGATGTTGACCCTTCGACTGTCGCTGAATGGGCGTGAGATTGGGCAGTGTAACACGGCACTCATGCGGTTTTCATTTGGTGAACTGATTGCGTTTGCGAGCCGCGATACGACCCTCTACCCGGGTGAGGTATTGATCGGTGGTGTCGCGACCGGTGGTTGTCTCCTCGATCACTACGGTGATGAAGGCCCATGGCTGCGCACCGGTGATGAGGTTGTGGTTGAGTGTCATGAGCTTGGCCGCCTACGTTCACCGATCGGGCAGACGGATGAGCTGTTTTGA
- a CDS encoding DNA-methyltransferase: MKRSRSAIKEPSAEYARNKEIPTFFGQQMLKGTMFDSNESQIDPNTPTLFYSHPHGEIWVGDAIAWLRSLETESVDMIFADPPYNIKKAEWDTFESQEEYVEWSLLWIREAARVLKPSGTLYICGFSEIIADLKLPASRLFKGCRWLIWHYKNKANLGSDWGRSHESILHFRKSKNFTFNIDDVRIPYGNHTLKYPEHPQAETSQYGKGNGRKNTIWQPHPRGAKPRDVIEIPTTCNGMHEKTPHPTQKPEELLRKLVLASSNVGDLIVDPFLGSGTTAVVAEQLRRNWKGCDISLEYCRWAVRRIELVEDWPIEKWIQYDFENAERRKSIR, from the coding sequence ATGAAACGTTCTCGTTCTGCGATCAAAGAACCATCTGCTGAATACGCGCGAAATAAAGAGATTCCAACTTTTTTTGGACAACAAATGCTCAAGGGGACTATGTTTGATAGTAATGAATCTCAAATAGACCCTAACACGCCCACGTTGTTCTATTCCCATCCTCACGGAGAAATATGGGTTGGTGATGCTATCGCTTGGCTTCGCTCTCTGGAAACCGAATCGGTTGATATGATTTTTGCGGACCCACCCTATAACATCAAGAAGGCGGAATGGGATACGTTTGAATCTCAAGAAGAGTATGTTGAATGGTCATTGTTGTGGATACGGGAAGCAGCGAGAGTACTAAAGCCTAGTGGTACTCTGTATATTTGTGGATTTTCTGAAATAATTGCCGACTTAAAATTGCCAGCCTCTCGGTTGTTCAAGGGATGTCGCTGGCTCATCTGGCACTATAAGAACAAAGCCAATCTTGGTTCGGATTGGGGGCGTTCCCATGAAAGCATTCTTCACTTCAGGAAGAGCAAGAATTTTACTTTCAACATTGATGATGTACGCATTCCTTATGGCAACCATACCCTCAAGTATCCTGAGCATCCACAAGCTGAGACCAGTCAATATGGAAAAGGCAATGGAAGAAAAAACACGATATGGCAACCACACCCACGTGGCGCCAAGCCCAGGGACGTTATCGAAATACCTACGACGTGTAATGGAATGCACGAAAAAACACCTCACCCAACGCAGAAACCAGAAGAACTTTTGCGCAAGTTGGTCCTAGCCTCGTCGAATGTTGGAGATTTGATTGTAGATCCGTTTCTTGGCTCTGGAACTACCGCTGTTGTTGCTGAACAGCTTCGACGCAATTGGAAAGGTTGTGATATTTCTCTAGAATATTGCCGATGGGCTGTCAGGCGTATTGAGTTAGTGGAAGATTGGCCAATAGAGAAGTGGATTCAATATGATTTCGAAAATGCCGAGAGAAGGAAAT